The proteins below come from a single Kitasatospora sp. NBC_00315 genomic window:
- a CDS encoding ABC transporter ATP-binding protein: protein MKKAVDDRPQAGPVRQDGVGAPLLEVEDLHVEFSTREGVAKAVNGVSYSVAAGETLAVLGESGSGKSVTAQAIMGILDSPPGRVAGGRVLYKGEDLLTMPEERRRTIRGRKIAMIFQDALSALNPVFSVGWQLGEVFRVHEGLSKKDARVKAVELMERVRIPAAKQRVGDYPHQFSGGMRQRIMIAMAIALEPDLIIADEPTTALDVTVQAQVMDLLAELQAEFNMGLILITHDLGVVADVADKIAVMYAGRIVETAPVHELYANPAHPYTKGLLRSIPRLDQRGQDLYAIKGLPPNLLHIPPGCAFNPRCDQATDLCRDESPRLSPVLDPDGRDLPGRHSACHFWKETLHG from the coding sequence ATGAAGAAGGCAGTGGACGACAGGCCGCAGGCCGGGCCGGTCCGCCAGGACGGCGTCGGTGCGCCGCTGTTGGAGGTCGAGGACCTCCACGTGGAGTTCAGCACCCGGGAGGGTGTGGCCAAGGCGGTCAACGGGGTCAGCTACAGCGTGGCCGCGGGGGAGACCCTGGCGGTGCTGGGGGAGTCCGGCTCGGGCAAGTCGGTGACGGCGCAGGCCATCATGGGCATCCTGGACAGCCCGCCCGGGCGGGTGGCCGGCGGCCGGGTGCTCTACAAGGGCGAGGATCTCCTCACCATGCCCGAGGAGCGGCGCCGGACCATCCGGGGTCGGAAGATCGCGATGATCTTCCAGGACGCGCTCTCCGCGCTCAACCCGGTCTTCTCGGTGGGCTGGCAGCTCGGCGAGGTCTTCCGGGTGCACGAGGGACTGTCCAAGAAGGACGCCAGGGTGAAGGCCGTCGAGCTGATGGAGCGGGTCCGGATCCCGGCCGCGAAGCAGCGCGTGGGCGACTACCCGCACCAGTTCTCGGGCGGTATGCGCCAGCGCATCATGATCGCGATGGCCATCGCCCTGGAGCCGGATCTGATCATCGCGGACGAGCCCACCACCGCGCTGGACGTCACCGTCCAGGCGCAGGTGATGGACCTGCTCGCGGAGCTCCAGGCCGAGTTCAACATGGGCCTGATCCTGATCACCCACGACCTCGGCGTGGTCGCTGACGTCGCGGACAAGATCGCGGTGATGTACGCGGGCCGGATCGTCGAGACCGCGCCGGTGCACGAGCTGTACGCGAACCCGGCGCACCCGTACACCAAGGGCCTGCTCCGCTCGATCCCGCGCCTGGACCAGCGGGGGCAGGACCTCTACGCGATCAAGGGCCTGCCGCCGAACCTGCTGCACATTCCACCGGGCTGCGCCTTCAACCCCCGGTGCGACCAGGCCACGGACCTCTGCCGCGACGAGTCGCCCCGGCTGAGCCCGGTGCTCGATCCGGACGGCCGGGACCTTCCGGGCCGCCACAGCGCCTGCCACTTCTGGAAGGAGACCCTCCATGGCTGA
- a CDS encoding ABC transporter permease, which translates to MTDDSMTKTADGAIPRQRGGDLSGEPPIRVVKEWHEAWNRFAANRLALIGLVLVTALFLTALLAPWISPQDPLHQDLYHTTEPPSGAHWFGTDAIGRDQLSRVIWGSRIAVEVGLASIILTLLIGVTLGAVAGFFGGFYDSLVMRGADIFFAFPLIPAAIILIVVVGRGVWPVIIALGVFGWATVARLLRSSVLSAREMDYVQAARALGAGNVRIIVRHILPNSIAPVLIYSTFSVGTAVVAEASLSYLGVGVSPEVPEWGNMLAAGRGFIGVYDYLWTLPSLAVVLTTLGFIFVGDGLRDALDPKLR; encoded by the coding sequence ATGACTGACGACAGCATGACGAAGACCGCGGACGGCGCCATCCCGCGCCAGCGCGGCGGCGACCTCTCGGGGGAGCCGCCGATCAGGGTGGTCAAGGAGTGGCACGAGGCCTGGAACCGGTTCGCCGCGAACCGGCTGGCCCTGATCGGCCTGGTCCTGGTGACCGCGCTGTTCCTGACGGCCCTGCTCGCCCCCTGGATATCCCCGCAGGACCCGCTGCACCAGGATCTCTACCACACCACCGAACCGCCCTCCGGCGCCCACTGGTTCGGTACCGACGCGATCGGCCGCGACCAGCTCTCCCGGGTGATCTGGGGCAGCCGGATCGCGGTGGAGGTCGGTCTGGCGTCCATCATCCTGACCCTGCTCATCGGGGTCACCCTGGGCGCCGTCGCCGGGTTCTTCGGCGGCTTCTACGACAGCCTGGTGATGCGCGGTGCGGACATCTTCTTCGCGTTCCCGCTGATTCCCGCGGCGATCATCCTCATCGTGGTGGTCGGCCGGGGCGTGTGGCCGGTGATCATCGCGCTCGGCGTCTTCGGCTGGGCCACCGTGGCCCGGCTGCTGCGAAGTTCGGTGCTCTCCGCCCGGGAGATGGACTACGTCCAGGCGGCGCGGGCACTGGGGGCGGGGAACGTGCGCATCATCGTGCGCCACATCCTGCCGAACTCGATCGCGCCGGTGCTGATCTACAGCACCTTCAGCGTCGGCACCGCCGTGGTGGCCGAGGCCTCGCTCTCGTACCTGGGCGTCGGCGTGAGCCCGGAGGTCCCGGAGTGGGGCAACATGCTGGCGGCCGGGCGCGGCTTCATCGGCGTCTACGACTACCTCTGGACGCTGCCGTCGCTCGCGGTGGTGCTGACCACTCTCGGCTTCATCTTCGTCGGCGACGGGCTGCGTGACGCGCTCGACCCCAAGCTGCGGTGA
- a CDS encoding ABC transporter permease, which yields MGRYVLRRLGQMVIVLLGATMILFACLFVIPGDPVGSLAGSDRARDPAVVKQLRARYGLDEPLAVQYVNYLGRLAHGDMGEDYTQRRPVSEILAPKLANTAKLALAAIVIDVVIGAAVGALAALKRYSIWDTVTTLVTTVVVGFPTFVIGMLLLNVFAVQLKWVPVIGDPGDPVQVILPAITLAIVDAALVARLMRGTMLEILRADYVKTAVAKGVPRRQVLFKHVLRNSVIPVITYIGISFGALLGGAIITESIFNWDGVGLAMAVSIQSQNNPIIVGVATWGVGIFVVLNLVVDLLYAVLDPRIRLS from the coding sequence ATGGGCAGATATGTGCTGCGAAGGCTCGGTCAGATGGTCATCGTCCTGCTGGGCGCCACCATGATCCTCTTCGCTTGCCTGTTCGTCATCCCCGGCGACCCGGTCGGCTCGCTGGCCGGCAGCGACCGGGCCAGGGATCCCGCCGTGGTCAAACAGCTCCGGGCCCGGTACGGGCTCGACGAGCCCCTGGCGGTCCAGTACGTCAACTATCTCGGCCGGCTCGCGCACGGGGACATGGGGGAGGACTACACCCAGCGTCGCCCGGTCTCCGAGATCCTCGCCCCGAAGCTCGCCAACACCGCCAAGCTGGCCCTGGCGGCGATCGTCATCGACGTGGTCATCGGGGCCGCCGTCGGCGCGCTCGCCGCGCTGAAACGCTATTCGATCTGGGACACCGTCACGACACTGGTGACCACCGTCGTGGTCGGCTTCCCGACCTTCGTCATCGGCATGCTGCTGCTCAACGTCTTCGCGGTGCAGCTCAAGTGGGTCCCGGTGATCGGTGATCCCGGTGATCCGGTGCAGGTGATCCTGCCCGCGATCACCCTGGCGATCGTGGACGCCGCGCTGGTGGCCAGGCTGATGCGCGGGACGATGCTCGAGATCCTGCGCGCCGACTACGTGAAGACCGCCGTGGCCAAGGGAGTTCCGCGCCGACAGGTGCTTTTCAAGCACGTCCTGCGGAACTCGGTGATCCCGGTGATCACCTACATCGGCATCTCGTTCGGCGCTCTGCTGGGCGGCGCGATCATCACCGAGTCCATCTTCAACTGGGACGGTGTCGGCCTGGCGATGGCCGTGTCGATCCAGAGCCAGAACAACCCGATCATCGTCGGGGTCGCCACCTGGGGGGTGGGCATCTTCGTGGTGCTCAACCTGGTGGTGGACCTGCTGTACGCGGTGCTCGACCCCCGAATCCGGCTGAGCTGA
- a CDS encoding ABC transporter substrate-binding protein produces MRLTKTMRWTAVAATTALAVAGCSNSGSSADGGAKASQSNNAPAKQGGTFRLGIAEPVAIDPYNTQESEGTLVTQNLFTGLTSVSADGTLSNALAESRTPNDDCSEWTFKIKGGTTFSNGDPVDAAAFVRGWTRAAGKDAASDVAYHMGEIDGFDALQDGSATTFKGLSAPDATTLVVKLGIKDCEFDLRTFHTVFSPVPAVAGAATNKTYNDQPIGNGPFKLDGPWQHNSKITLVRNDSYGLKKANLDRVEISILNSDNAATLEYQGFQAGQFDWARMPTPQLTAAKATYNAKGDWLEWDANGMNYLMPETADGPLKSKEARQAISYAIDRKAITQGVFKGFLTPASSLVPAAFKDAYQQGVCASCVAQDKDKAKSLATQAGLTPGTKLYFGYNTGGGHEEWVQAVAQQLKDVLGLDVQIDGMPFKDLLKKEQQPGSVGMFRAAWGADYPTPGNFLNPLLATSSINEDATTHVAQGDNRGRYSNPAFDSLLTKATGTKDLAERTKLYQQAEKIAIGDDLALIPLWGRHQLRVADLGKWTNLSYDFNENPTLSTVSQK; encoded by the coding sequence ATGAGGCTCACCAAGACAATGCGATGGACGGCGGTGGCGGCCACCACCGCCCTGGCCGTAGCCGGCTGCAGCAACAGCGGCAGCAGTGCCGACGGTGGGGCCAAGGCCAGTCAGAGCAACAACGCACCGGCCAAGCAGGGTGGCACGTTCAGGCTCGGCATAGCCGAGCCGGTCGCGATCGACCCTTACAACACCCAGGAGTCCGAGGGCACCCTGGTCACCCAGAACCTGTTCACCGGGCTGACCAGCGTATCCGCGGACGGCACGTTGTCCAACGCCTTGGCCGAGAGCCGCACGCCGAACGACGACTGCAGTGAGTGGACCTTCAAGATCAAGGGTGGCACCACCTTCAGCAACGGCGACCCGGTGGACGCCGCCGCCTTCGTCCGGGGCTGGACGCGCGCCGCGGGCAAGGACGCCGCCTCCGATGTCGCCTACCACATGGGCGAGATCGACGGATTCGACGCGCTCCAGGACGGCAGCGCCACCACCTTCAAGGGTCTGAGCGCGCCCGACGCCACCACGCTGGTGGTCAAACTCGGCATCAAGGACTGTGAGTTCGACCTCCGCACCTTCCACACCGTGTTCAGCCCGGTGCCGGCGGTGGCCGGGGCGGCCACCAACAAGACCTACAACGACCAGCCGATCGGCAACGGGCCCTTCAAGCTGGACGGGCCCTGGCAGCACAACAGCAAGATCACGCTGGTCCGCAACGACAGCTACGGCCTGAAGAAGGCCAACCTGGACCGCGTCGAGATCTCGATCCTGAACTCCGACAACGCCGCCACCCTGGAGTACCAGGGCTTCCAGGCGGGCCAGTTCGACTGGGCGCGGATGCCCACCCCGCAGCTCACCGCGGCCAAGGCGACCTACAACGCCAAGGGCGACTGGCTGGAGTGGGACGCCAACGGCATGAACTACCTGATGCCGGAGACCGCGGACGGCCCGCTGAAGAGCAAGGAGGCCCGCCAGGCGATCTCCTACGCCATCGACCGCAAGGCGATCACCCAGGGCGTCTTCAAGGGCTTCCTCACCCCGGCCTCCAGCCTCGTCCCGGCCGCCTTCAAGGACGCCTACCAGCAGGGCGTCTGCGCCAGCTGCGTCGCGCAGGACAAGGACAAGGCCAAGTCGCTCGCGACCCAGGCCGGTCTGACCCCCGGTACCAAGCTGTACTTCGGCTACAACACCGGTGGCGGGCACGAGGAGTGGGTGCAGGCGGTCGCCCAGCAGCTCAAGGACGTGCTCGGCCTGGACGTCCAGATCGACGGCATGCCCTTCAAGGACCTCCTGAAGAAGGAGCAGCAGCCGGGCTCGGTCGGTATGTTCCGTGCCGCCTGGGGCGCCGACTACCCGACTCCCGGCAACTTCCTGAACCCGCTGCTGGCCACCTCCTCGATCAACGAGGACGCGACCACGCACGTCGCCCAGGGCGACAACCGCGGCCGCTACAGCAACCCCGCCTTCGACAGCCTGCTGACCAAGGCCACCGGCACCAAGGACCTGGCCGAGCGCACCAAGCTCTACCAGCAGGCCGAGAAGATCGCGATCGGCGACGACCTGGCGCTCATCCCGCTCTGGGGCCGGCACCAGCTGCGAGTGGCCGACCTGGGCAAGTGGACCAACCTGAGCTACGACTTCAACGAGAACCCGACCCTGTCGACCGTCTCGCAGAAGTGA
- a CDS encoding ABC transporter ATP-binding protein, translating into MANGASALGAAVPEEIAFAQPVPRGEPILEVRDLVKHFPLTKGVLFKKHVGAVKAVDGISFDLVQGETLGIVGESGCGKSTLAKVLMNLEPATGGSVRFKGEEISHLSGAGLKAVRRNIQMVFQDPYTSLNPRMTVGDIIGEPYEIHPEVAPKGDRRKAVQDLLDVVGLNPEYINRYPHQFSGGQRQRIGIARGLALKPEVIICDEPVSALDVSVQAQVINLLEQLQSEFNLSYMFIAHDLSIVRHISDRVGVMYLGKMVEIGTDLEIYEHATHPYTQALLSAVPVPDPTAREARDRIVLTGDVPSPANPPSGCRFRTRCWKAEERCATEVPLLAAPSWLTGLAKHESACHFAAEREIGQSAAEREIGRSAAEREIGRSAAERETAPGAGEPGPAPGAGEPGPAPGGASGEPLGRGPGEPGSGSADGSNDLTPPD; encoded by the coding sequence ATGGCTAACGGGGCCAGCGCCCTGGGCGCGGCGGTGCCGGAGGAGATCGCGTTCGCGCAGCCCGTGCCGCGCGGCGAGCCGATCCTCGAAGTCCGTGATCTGGTGAAGCACTTCCCGCTCACCAAGGGGGTGCTGTTCAAGAAGCACGTGGGCGCCGTCAAGGCGGTGGACGGGATCTCCTTCGACCTGGTCCAGGGCGAGACGCTGGGCATCGTGGGGGAGTCGGGCTGCGGCAAGTCGACGCTGGCCAAGGTGCTGATGAACCTGGAGCCGGCCACCGGTGGCTCGGTGCGCTTCAAGGGCGAGGAGATCTCCCACCTGTCGGGCGCGGGGTTGAAGGCGGTGCGTCGCAACATCCAGATGGTGTTCCAGGACCCGTACACCTCGTTGAACCCCCGGATGACGGTGGGCGACATCATCGGGGAGCCGTACGAGATCCACCCGGAGGTGGCGCCGAAGGGCGACCGCCGCAAGGCGGTCCAGGATCTGCTGGACGTGGTGGGGCTGAACCCGGAGTACATCAACCGGTACCCGCACCAGTTCTCCGGTGGTCAGCGCCAGCGCATCGGCATCGCCCGGGGGTTGGCGCTGAAGCCGGAGGTGATCATCTGCGACGAGCCGGTCTCGGCGCTGGACGTCTCCGTGCAGGCGCAGGTGATCAACCTGCTGGAGCAGCTGCAGAGCGAGTTCAACCTGTCGTACATGTTCATCGCGCACGACCTCTCCATCGTCCGGCACATCTCCGACCGGGTCGGCGTGATGTACCTCGGCAAGATGGTCGAGATCGGCACCGATCTGGAGATCTACGAGCACGCCACCCACCCGTACACCCAGGCCCTGCTCTCCGCGGTGCCGGTGCCGGACCCGACCGCCCGGGAGGCCCGTGACCGGATCGTGCTCACGGGCGACGTCCCCTCGCCGGCCAACCCGCCCTCGGGCTGCCGCTTCCGCACCCGCTGCTGGAAGGCCGAGGAGCGCTGCGCGACCGAGGTCCCGCTGCTGGCGGCGCCCTCCTGGCTCACGGGGCTGGCGAAGCACGAGTCGGCTTGTCACTTCGCGGCGGAGCGCGAGATCGGACAGAGTGCGGCGGAGCGCGAGATCGGGCGGAGTGCGGCGGAGCGCGAGATCGGGCGGAGTGCCGCGGAGCGGGAGACCGCCCCGGGCGCAGGCGAGCCCGGCCCCGCCCCGGGCGCAGGCGAGCCCGGCCCCGCCCCGGGCGGGGCGTCCGGGGAGCCCCTCGGGCGGGGCCCCGGAGAGCCCGGTTCCGGGTCGGCGGACGGGTCGAACGACTTGACACCGCCCGACTGA